The Mus musculus strain C57BL/6J chromosome 16, GRCm38.p6 C57BL/6J DNA window CTGACAGTGctttcttccctgtgatggcagAGCACAGTCCGTCTCACCTGTGGCTTTCCTTAGTCACAAAGAAACTGTCTGCTTACCTTTCTTCTAAGCTTCCACTTAGAGCTGGGAGCCCTTACAGACTCTGACTATTGATCCTACAGCTTTCTACACCGTCGGATGCAGCTGCCTTTCCCAACCTTTAGTCTCTGTTTCTAtcccactgccccacccccaccttgcgTTTGTAACAACATTTCAAGTAGAAATACCTTACTCTCTCTTGTTGCAGCTTGCCTGCCTTATTCTGTTCAGCTGGTAGAGTTTTAGTCACTTTGTTTTAATGTCACTTGGGGTCTGTCTCTGTTAAAAATTGTAGCTCTCCATCTAAGAAAATCCTCCAGCAGTAGGAAAATATGACACTGTAAGCCTAGTTGAGCTTATAGATGAATTTGTTGGCCAGTTTGGGGAATTGAGCTCAGCATCTTAAACACGCTAATAACATGTTCAAGTGGTTGCTGCTTTGCATTTAACTCTACTGAATGGTGAGACAATGTATTCCAAGTATTGGCGTGTGGAACAAGGCTGCCACAGGGCTCTGTTTGAAGAGCTGGGCAGACAGTAAAAGTTTATAGACAATATCACTAAGCTCATATTACTCTGGAGCTAAATTTTAGTTTCAGCAATCTGTCCTACAGAGTGAGTagctaggccagccaaggctatacaatgAGACCATCTCAGATTTAGGGTTGGCAACGTCATGCATACTTAAATTACTGTGTTTTATTAGAAAATCGGGGTGATGCTGTTTCCAGCCTCAGGAATAAAGTACACAAGCCATCTGTGGAATGCTCATGGAATTTTGCCCAACCCTGAACAATCATTTAACTTATACCCAGACCGAGGAAGAAAACACAGCCAGCTCTCCCAGAGTCCTCTCTTGCCACCTTCCAAAGAACCAAGCTCACCATGATTGGCCCAGATTACTAGTGGCATAGGTTATTTTCCCGGTTTTTAAATTTGTAGGAATAGAATATCATTTTTGATAGCCCTGATACTCGTACAATTACAGAAACagcaaattattttcttaatttaaggAATAAATGTATTAAACTTAGTGAAAAGGATAACAATCCACCGAGGAGCCCAGAAACCCAGGCACATGCACAGAGACCAGGGACAGTGACAGTGGCTGTGCAAACTGGTGGGGGACCTCAGTGGCCAGGGATAGTATTATCTATACTAGGAATCATAGGATCCTGCTGAACCTCATACCACACATGGCTAAATGCATAGTAAGTCTAGAGGCAGGATGTGGAGGTATTGAGTCCAGTAGTGTGGGGTGTGCTTATAGCATGCAAGAGGCCAAGTTTAGTCctcagcacacacagatacacatacacacacacacacagagagagacagacagagaggacagAGTGAGAGAGTAAAACAAGCCTGCTTCATAGAGCACTTCTGAGGGCAAAGGGACTTAGGAAATGGCTTGCATCCACAGACTCCATCTAACAATAGACAGAGTATCTAAATGGGCTTGTTCTTGGCAGTATCCCTAAGCCATGTGGTGTGTCTATATCGTATTGAATACTGTAAGCAATCTGGAGGTGATTGAAAGCTAAAGAATGTACAGAGGTGACATGCAAGTGCTGTAACATTTTATAGGGAGGACCCTAGCATCCTTGGGTTTGGAGGGTCATATTATGAAATGCAGCAGTGCCCAGCATCTAGCAAGTGCCAGACAACCATCAGCTTTTCTTATTACAGATGGGTGTTATTACACATGTGTATTATTACACATAGGTGTTACTACACGTGGGTGTTATACACATGGGTGTTATTACAGATGGGTGTTAGTACACATGGATATTATTACTACACATGGGTGTTACTACACATGAGTGTTACTACACATGGATATTATTACTACACATGTGTGTTATTATACATGGGTGTTACTATACATAGGTGTTACTACACATGGATATTATTACTACACATGGGTGTTATAACACATGGGTATTATTACTACACATGGGTGTTATCACACATGGATATTATTACTACACATGGGTGTTATCATACATAGGTATTATTACTACACATGGGTGTTATCACACATGGATATTATTACTACACATGGTGTTATCACACATGGATATTATTACTAAATGTGGGTGTTACTACACATGGGTGTTATCACACGTGGATATTATTACTACACATGGGTGTTATAACACATGGGTATTATTACTACACATGGGTGTTATCACACATGGATATTATTACTACATGTGGGTGTTACTACACATGGGTGTTATCACACATGGATATTATTACTACACATGAGTGTTATTACTATACATGGGTATTATTACTACACATGGGTGTTACTACACATGGGTATTATTATTACACATGGGTGTCATCACACAGGGATATGGATGTCACTTGTATCCACACTTCACAGTGAATActaagggtttgttgttgttgttgttgttgaagacctAATACGAGTGAAAgactttttctctccctccctcgtgCCCTCCCCCCTTCTCTAGAACTTCCGCCACTTTTTAACCTGGATAATCCCTGAACGGTCACCTTCAGAAGCCATCGATCGGCTGGAAATCATCCCCACAAACAAGAAGAAGAGACTGTGGAATTACGATTATGAGGATGGCAGTGACAGTGACGAAGAGGTCCCCACAGCAAGTGTCACTGGCTACACCATGCATGGACTGACGGGCAAGCCTCTGCAACAAACCTCTGACACCTCAGCCAGCCCCGAGGATCCCCTGCATGAAGAAGATTCAGGCGCTGAGGAATCTGATGAAGCTGGAGCAGGGGCTGGAGCTGAGCCAGAACTCCCCACAGAGGCGGGGGCGGGGCCTTCAGAAGACCCCACTGGCCCCTATGAGAGAAGAAAGAGTGTGCTCGAGGACTCATTCCCCAGGGAGGACAACAGCTCCATGGATGAGCCTGGGGACAACATTATCTTCAACGTGAACTTAAACTCTGTGTTTCTGAGGGTTCTCCATGATGAAGATGCCTCAGAGACATTATCTCTCGAAGAAGACACCATCCTCCTAGAcgaaggtccccagaggacagaGTCAGACCTTCGGATAGCTGGTGGGGACAGGACACAGCCGCCCCTCCCCAGCCTTCCTTCCCAGGATCTATGGACTGAAGATGGGTCATCTGAGAAATCAGACACCTCAGATTCCGATGCTGATGTGGGGGACGGCTACATCATGAGATGACTCCAAAGAGGTTCACTGACTGGCGCTGGGCACCTACAGGGTTTCTCTTCAGAGTCCGACTTGATGCCTTGTGGTCTCCAGGTGTCTGTCATGGAGGGACTAGAGAACTCTACAGCCCTCTtggcccttgctgattggcctTCTCTATGCAGATTGACAATTTGGGCATCAGGATTGTTTACAGGGGTCATGAGCGTGATCTGCCCACCCCCTTTCCACTAATGCACTAAGGTGGTTTGTGTTACATTTCCCAGGGAACAGGTTCAGTGTGGTTTTCAGAGGCAGCCCAAGGTCTCCTATCCCTATGTTGTTTC harbors:
- the Ifnar2 gene encoding interferon alpha/beta receptor 2 isoform X1, with product MESYVVAIVIVHRGDLTVCRCSDYIVPANAPLEPPEFEIVGFTDHINVTMEFPPVTSKIIQEKMKTTPFVIKEQIGDSVRKKHEPKVNNVTGNFTFVLRDLLPKTNYCVSLYFDDDPAIKSPLKCIVLQPGQESGLSESAIVGITTSCLVVMVFVSTIVMLKRIGYICLKDNLPNVLNFRHFLTWIIPERSPSEAIDRLEIIPTNKKKRLWNYDYEDGSDSDEEVPTASVTGYTMHGLTGKPLQQTSDTSASPEDPLHEEDSGAEESDEAGAGAGAEPELPTEAGAGPSEDPTGPYERRKSVLEDSFPREDNSSMDEPGDNIIFNVNLNSVFLRVLHDEDASETLSLEEDTILLDEGPQRTESDLRIAGGDRTQPPLPSLPSQDLWTEDGSSEKSDTSDSDADVGDGYIMR